A window of the Natronomonas salina genome harbors these coding sequences:
- a CDS encoding cation:proton antiporter, whose translation MLTEAFLATATALAVLAILVLYRAVKGPTTQDRVIAVNVLGTNTVVILAVLAVALDSQSFLDIALVYALLNFVMAVAISKFTVKRGDVI comes from the coding sequence ATGCTGACGGAGGCGTTCCTGGCCACGGCGACGGCGCTGGCGGTCCTCGCCATCCTCGTGCTCTACCGCGCGGTCAAGGGCCCGACGACGCAGGACCGCGTCATCGCCGTCAACGTCCTGGGGACGAACACGGTCGTCATCCTCGCGGTGCTGGCGGTCGCGCTGGACAGCCAGTCGTTCCTCGACATCGCGCTCGTCTACGCGCTGTTGAACTTCGTGATGGCCGTCGCCATCTCCAAGTTCACCGTCAAGCGGGGTGACGTCATATGA
- a CDS encoding Mut7-C RNAse domain-containing protein, translated as MLGKLPVYLRLCGYDAAYAGDLGVEADDRLFEIAGEEDRILVTRDVQLAGRADRSVLLTERAVEAQLTELREAGVELEVADRPVRCGRCNGRLEPVPGRESTPEYAPGPAETDCWRCRDCGQVFWRGSHWDRMRRVLE; from the coding sequence ATGCTCGGCAAACTCCCGGTCTACCTCCGGCTCTGCGGGTACGACGCGGCCTACGCCGGCGACCTCGGCGTCGAGGCCGACGACCGGTTGTTCGAGATAGCGGGCGAGGAGGATCGGATTCTCGTGACGCGCGACGTACAGTTGGCGGGCAGGGCCGACCGATCGGTCCTGCTCACCGAGCGGGCGGTCGAAGCGCAACTGACCGAACTCCGCGAGGCCGGGGTCGAACTCGAGGTCGCCGACCGGCCCGTGCGCTGCGGGCGATGCAACGGGCGACTCGAACCGGTCCCCGGGAGGGAATCGACACCCGAGTACGCCCCCGGCCCCGCGGAGACGGACTGCTGGCGCTGTCGCGACTGCGGGCAGGTCTTCTGGCGGGGCAGCCACTGGGACCGGATGCGACGCGTCCTCGAGTAG
- a CDS encoding 4-phosphopantoate--beta-alanine ligase: MTGPDIPESHPRYESLLTRHRIEEGVDLGITSRQGLIAQGRGEAFDYLLGEETLPSADEAERVAAAHLLRADHAVLSINGNVAALAPGEMVELAAATGADLEVNLFNRTEERMEKIAAHLREHGAEAVKGLTADGRIPGLDHERAKVDADGIGSADVVLVPLEDGDRAEALAEMGKTELVIDLNPLSRSAQTATVPIVDNLIRAVPNITAHARDLADASEEELAEIVEGFDAAAALEDAERAIRSME, from the coding sequence ATGACCGGTCCGGACATCCCCGAGTCCCACCCCCGCTACGAGTCGCTGCTGACGCGGCACCGCATCGAGGAGGGCGTCGACCTCGGCATCACCTCCCGGCAGGGCCTCATCGCGCAGGGCCGCGGCGAGGCCTTCGACTACCTGCTCGGCGAGGAGACGCTGCCGAGCGCCGACGAGGCCGAGCGCGTCGCGGCCGCCCACCTGCTCCGCGCCGACCACGCCGTCCTCTCGATCAACGGCAACGTCGCGGCGCTGGCGCCCGGCGAGATGGTCGAACTCGCCGCGGCGACCGGCGCCGACCTCGAGGTGAACCTGTTCAACCGGACCGAAGAGCGGATGGAGAAGATCGCCGCGCACCTCCGCGAGCACGGCGCCGAGGCGGTCAAGGGACTCACTGCCGACGGCCGCATCCCGGGGCTGGACCACGAGCGCGCGAAGGTGGACGCCGACGGCATCGGCAGCGCCGACGTCGTGCTCGTCCCCCTCGAGGACGGCGACCGGGCCGAGGCCCTCGCCGAGATGGGCAAGACCGAACTCGTGATCGACCTCAACCCGCTGTCGCGGTCGGCACAGACCGCGACCGTCCCCATCGTCGACAACCTGATCCGGGCGGTGCCGAACATCACGGCGCACGCCCGCGACCTGGCCGACGCGAGCGAGGAGGAACTGGCAGAAATCGTCGAGGGGTTCGACGCCGCGGCAGCGCTGGAGGACGCGGAGCGGGCGATCCGATCGATGGAGTGA
- a CDS encoding cation:proton antiporter subunit C, translated as MMEVPVLQVDFLATRYAYATFAVLFATGLYMMVASPNLVKKVIGLNLFQSAIFLFFISMAYVAGAEVPVVPSAGGAVGEYVSPLPHVIVLTAIVVGVSLTAVALALIVRIYSEYGTLDEHTIREVADE; from the coding sequence ATGATGGAGGTCCCGGTCCTCCAGGTGGACTTCCTGGCCACCCGGTACGCCTACGCGACGTTCGCCGTGCTGTTCGCCACCGGGCTGTACATGATGGTGGCCAGCCCCAACCTCGTGAAGAAGGTCATCGGGCTGAACCTCTTCCAGAGCGCTATCTTCCTGTTCTTCATCTCGATGGCGTACGTCGCCGGCGCCGAGGTCCCCGTCGTCCCCTCGGCGGGCGGCGCGGTCGGCGAGTACGTCAGCCCGCTGCCGCACGTCATCGTGCTGACCGCCATCGTCGTCGGCGTCAGCCTCACCGCGGTCGCGCTGGCGCTCATCGTCCGCATCTACTCGGAGTACGGCACGCTCGACGAGCACACCATCCGGGAGGTGGCCGATGAGTAA
- a CDS encoding monovalent cation/H+ antiporter subunit E: MLVPVGESVSLRNTVAYAVETAIEGDDPAVHFVAPVAWDEYDGVSDPAREETEDLLERVDVWAREDAGDADLSVETAVIGADEYLFSPDDYARVIAEYADAHGLERVVVDPEYSPGGNVPLLRPMEVDLARRGLAVEEAPVETPVRAPRLERAGGALQFGALFGLSFLFYQLLGGFTILTGEAYDFYYELITGGFAAAVVAGALHRITLARRPGVRRWFGIAARLLLFVPYLLYEIVVANLQVTYIILHPKLPIEPRMTRVRAVVWGSSPITTLANSITLTPGTLTVKTEGQDLYVHSLFAGAREGLFDGGLERATRFLFYGRGSLPVASPEERDDAEVLQEGED, from the coding sequence GTGCTCGTCCCAGTGGGGGAGTCGGTCTCACTGCGGAACACGGTCGCCTACGCGGTCGAGACGGCCATCGAGGGCGACGACCCGGCCGTCCACTTCGTGGCGCCGGTCGCGTGGGACGAGTACGACGGCGTCTCCGACCCGGCCCGCGAGGAGACCGAGGACCTGCTCGAGCGGGTCGACGTCTGGGCCCGCGAGGACGCCGGCGACGCCGACCTGTCGGTCGAGACGGCCGTCATCGGCGCCGACGAGTACCTGTTCAGCCCGGACGACTACGCGCGCGTCATCGCGGAGTACGCCGACGCGCACGGCCTCGAACGGGTCGTCGTCGACCCCGAGTACAGCCCGGGCGGCAACGTCCCGCTGCTCCGGCCGATGGAGGTCGACCTCGCGCGGCGCGGCCTCGCCGTCGAGGAGGCGCCCGTCGAGACGCCGGTCCGCGCGCCGCGCCTGGAACGGGCCGGGGGTGCCCTGCAGTTCGGCGCGCTGTTCGGCCTCTCCTTTCTGTTCTACCAGCTTCTCGGCGGCTTCACCATCCTGACCGGCGAGGCCTACGACTTCTACTACGAACTGATCACCGGCGGGTTCGCCGCCGCGGTGGTCGCCGGTGCGCTCCACCGCATCACGCTCGCGCGCCGCCCGGGGGTCCGCCGCTGGTTCGGCATCGCGGCGCGGCTCCTGCTGTTCGTGCCGTACCTCCTCTACGAGATCGTCGTCGCGAACCTCCAGGTGACGTACATCATCCTGCACCCGAAGCTGCCGATCGAACCCCGGATGACCCGGGTGCGCGCCGTCGTGTGGGGGTCGTCGCCGATCACGACGCTGGCGAACAGCATCACGCTGACGCCCGGGACGCTGACGGTCAAGACGGAGGGCCAGGACCTCTACGTCCACTCGCTGTTCGCGGGCGCCCGCGAGGGGCTGTTCGACGGGGGACTGGAGCGGGCCACGCGGTTCCTCTTCTACGGCCGCGGCTCGCTGCCGGTCGCCTCGCCCGAGGAGCGGGACGATGCCGAAGTGCTCCAGGAGGGTGAGGACTGA
- a CDS encoding DUF4040 domain-containing protein, with translation MSAVGYALAAFVVATALATAALRDTLAAIVVFAAYSLGMALFYTLLLAPDVAITEAAIGAGVTTVLLLVTMAKTTRPATDRVLERVDWPAAFVCAGLAGVMLYTVGAMPVENFAGGLTPVTGNPEVTGHYLAESYHETHVHNTVTAVLAAYRGFDTFGEAVVVFAAGVAVLVVLQREEFI, from the coding sequence ATGAGCGCAGTCGGGTACGCGCTGGCCGCGTTCGTCGTCGCGACCGCACTCGCGACCGCCGCCCTCCGGGACACGCTGGCGGCCATCGTCGTCTTCGCCGCCTACAGCCTCGGGATGGCGCTGTTCTACACGCTCCTGCTCGCGCCGGACGTCGCCATCACCGAGGCGGCAATCGGCGCCGGCGTCACGACGGTCCTGCTGTTGGTCACCATGGCGAAGACGACGCGGCCGGCGACCGACCGCGTCCTCGAGCGTGTCGACTGGCCCGCGGCGTTCGTCTGCGCCGGCCTGGCCGGCGTGATGCTGTACACCGTCGGCGCGATGCCCGTCGAGAACTTCGCCGGCGGCCTGACGCCGGTCACCGGCAACCCCGAGGTGACCGGCCACTACCTCGCGGAATCGTACCACGAGACGCACGTGCACAACACCGTGACGGCGGTGCTGGCGGCCTACCGCGGCTTCGACACCTTCGGCGAGGCCGTGGTGGTCTTCGCCGCCGGCGTCGCCGTCCTCGTCGTCCTGCAGCGGGAGGAATTCATATGA
- the mnhG gene encoding monovalent cation/H(+) antiporter subunit G — MNVQEVAVVALLAGGVFFTFVSAVGVLRLPDVYARAHTASQTDTLGAGLVVAAVVVAYGFETEVIKALLLLVFIFVTNPTAAHAVARAAYAEGVEPWTEGDERR, encoded by the coding sequence ATGAACGTCCAGGAGGTGGCCGTCGTCGCGCTGCTGGCCGGCGGCGTCTTCTTCACGTTCGTCTCCGCCGTCGGCGTCCTGCGGCTGCCGGACGTCTACGCCCGGGCGCACACGGCCTCCCAGACGGACACGCTCGGCGCCGGGCTCGTCGTCGCTGCCGTGGTCGTCGCCTACGGCTTCGAGACGGAGGTCATCAAGGCGCTGTTGCTCCTCGTGTTCATCTTCGTGACGAACCCGACGGCGGCCCACGCCGTCGCCCGCGCCGCGTACGCGGAGGGAGTCGAACCGTGGACGGAGGGGGACGAGCGACGATGA
- a CDS encoding DUF7139 domain-containing protein translates to MTSLTEVYEGGNGAGLRRLYVGVALFAVGAALLIAGLLVASTDVGARFGLDLYDAREVAGVLGGVGFPTVLVGTMTVLPRASRRVQTAGVAGAAICLAGVVMFRHWYPVHWMGGSGNTTMTLVVAGTYFGGAIVSTWCLFTAVANFKARNDPGGTVKLEITKGGETRVVEVSNDNLRGRLGGIGLLGGTPDDHVETQTNRAGGTGGGSTSSTPRSSASSTTRKRSTQSSNRSAAGGLGSPSPGVTDGGAASDDGIREPTGTDDGIREPTGTDDAELLDEKPTSVGDTYCGNCAHFRYVRTDDGMVPYCGFHSEAMDDMDACQEWTPNN, encoded by the coding sequence ATGACGAGCCTCACGGAGGTCTACGAGGGAGGCAACGGGGCCGGCCTCCGGCGGCTGTACGTCGGCGTCGCGCTGTTCGCTGTCGGCGCGGCCCTCCTCATCGCCGGTCTGCTAGTCGCGTCGACCGACGTCGGGGCCCGGTTCGGCCTCGACCTGTACGACGCCCGCGAGGTGGCGGGCGTCCTCGGCGGGGTCGGGTTCCCGACGGTCCTCGTCGGGACGATGACGGTCCTGCCGCGGGCGTCGCGTCGCGTCCAGACGGCCGGCGTCGCCGGCGCCGCGATCTGTCTCGCCGGTGTCGTGATGTTCCGGCACTGGTACCCGGTCCACTGGATGGGCGGGTCGGGCAACACCACGATGACGCTGGTCGTCGCGGGCACGTACTTCGGCGGCGCCATCGTCTCGACGTGGTGTCTGTTCACCGCCGTCGCGAACTTCAAGGCGCGCAACGACCCCGGTGGCACCGTCAAGCTCGAGATCACGAAGGGCGGGGAGACGCGCGTCGTCGAGGTCTCGAACGACAACCTCCGCGGGCGGCTCGGCGGCATCGGCCTCCTCGGCGGGACGCCGGACGACCACGTCGAGACGCAGACGAACCGCGCCGGCGGGACCGGTGGCGGGTCGACGTCGTCGACACCGCGGTCCTCCGCCTCGAGTACGACCCGGAAACGCTCGACCCAATCCTCGAACCGCTCGGCCGCTGGCGGTCTCGGGTCCCCCAGCCCCGGCGTCACCGACGGCGGCGCGGCCAGCGACGACGGCATCCGCGAGCCCACGGGCACCGACGACGGCATCCGCGAGCCCACGGGCACCGACGACGCCGAACTCCTGGACGAGAAGCCCACCTCCGTCGGCGACACCTACTGCGGCAACTGCGCGCACTTCCGGTACGTCCGCACCGACGACGGGATGGTCCCCTACTGCGGCTTCCACAGCGAGGCCATGGACGACATGGACGCCTGCCAGGAGTGGACCCCTAACAACTGA
- a CDS encoding MnhB domain-containing protein, with protein sequence MSQPDTDAPYTESEIIMTTVRFVTPFVLTYGLFMTFHGADSPGGGFQGGALVGVVVLLLAFAFGARPTREWIGNGLVTGLAAGGVLVFAGVGLAALRLGGNFLEYDRFVPLLGADGTKYGMEAIEIGGVSAIVAGVIMGLFFLTAAGYAGGENR encoded by the coding sequence ATGAGTCAGCCGGATACCGACGCCCCGTACACGGAAAGCGAGATAATCATGACCACCGTCAGGTTCGTCACGCCGTTCGTCCTCACGTACGGCCTCTTCATGACGTTCCACGGCGCCGACTCGCCGGGCGGCGGCTTCCAGGGCGGCGCGCTCGTCGGCGTCGTCGTCCTGCTGCTGGCGTTCGCCTTCGGCGCCCGGCCGACGCGGGAGTGGATCGGCAACGGCCTCGTGACCGGCCTCGCCGCCGGCGGCGTGCTCGTCTTCGCCGGCGTCGGCCTCGCCGCGCTCAGACTCGGCGGTAACTTCCTCGAGTACGACCGGTTCGTGCCGCTGCTCGGCGCCGACGGCACGAAGTACGGGATGGAGGCCATCGAGATCGGCGGCGTCTCCGCCATCGTCGCCGGCGTCATCATGGGGCTGTTCTTCCTCACCGCCGCCGGCTACGCCGGGGGTGAGAACCGATGA
- a CDS encoding HalOD1 output domain-containing protein, translated as MTHADPTPEENRTSELVIEAIADQEGVDPLEFEVPLGDVVDPDALDSMFDPQYDERRKQGQVEFTYREYLVTVVSAKDGVSVDVEPAEETANVGSSVGPQEA; from the coding sequence ATGACTCACGCGGACCCAACCCCCGAGGAGAACCGGACGAGCGAGCTCGTGATCGAGGCGATCGCCGACCAGGAAGGCGTCGACCCCCTGGAGTTCGAGGTCCCGCTGGGCGATGTCGTCGACCCCGACGCCCTCGACTCGATGTTCGACCCGCAGTACGACGAACGGCGGAAGCAGGGCCAGGTCGAGTTCACCTACCGGGAGTACCTCGTCACGGTCGTCTCCGCGAAGGACGGCGTCTCGGTCGACGTCGAACCGGCCGAGGAGACCGCCAACGTCGGATCTTCTGTCGGCCCCCAGGAAGCGTAG
- a CDS encoding amidase gives MPIRPPTADALQELGDDLYLDLTDEELAIYEELAEDRIESFETVLSYDPESRLGGTEPRERSAGARVPDEADPYNAWVSDCHVEGDPGGDLDGWRVGMKDNVCVAGVEMTCGSQVVEGYVPDRDATVVTRVLEAGADVVGKTNMDDMAMTTTGHSAFGPILNPHDEGHLAGGSSGGSAVAVATGDVDAAIGSDQGGSVRIPAAFCGVVGHKPTYGLVPYTGCIGIEHVIDHPGPIGPDVESVARVLSAIAGSNERAIRDHAPVPVERYEDALDGDVDGLTVGVLDEGFDRDGAEAPVVERASAAVDELADAGATVESVSEPMHLDADDIHSVASSEGMLDAMLGEGLGHGWKAWYNTSWIESFGKFRRAQSDDFPAALKLPLLVGAYTNQRYHSRYYARAMNLTVEMTERYDALLDEVDLLAMPTTVTRPPERDPDRDQYDWLRAEPVVDNTTPFNRTGHPAVSVPAGRVDGLPVGLMLVGERFDDATVLNAASVLESALAS, from the coding sequence ATGCCGATCCGACCGCCGACTGCGGACGCCCTCCAGGAACTCGGCGACGACCTCTACCTCGACCTCACCGACGAGGAACTCGCCATCTACGAGGAGCTGGCCGAAGACCGGATCGAGTCCTTCGAGACGGTCCTGTCCTACGACCCTGAGTCGCGGCTCGGCGGGACCGAGCCACGCGAGCGGAGCGCCGGCGCCCGCGTGCCGGACGAGGCCGACCCCTACAACGCCTGGGTCTCCGACTGCCACGTCGAGGGCGACCCGGGCGGCGACCTCGACGGCTGGCGCGTCGGCATGAAGGACAACGTCTGCGTCGCCGGCGTCGAGATGACCTGCGGCTCCCAGGTCGTCGAGGGGTACGTCCCCGACCGTGACGCCACCGTCGTGACCCGCGTGCTCGAGGCCGGCGCCGACGTCGTCGGGAAGACGAACATGGACGACATGGCGATGACGACGACGGGCCACAGCGCCTTCGGCCCGATCCTGAACCCTCACGACGAGGGGCACCTGGCGGGCGGCTCCAGCGGCGGCAGCGCCGTCGCCGTCGCGACCGGGGACGTCGACGCCGCCATTGGCTCCGACCAGGGCGGCAGCGTCCGCATCCCGGCCGCGTTCTGCGGCGTCGTCGGCCACAAGCCGACCTACGGGCTGGTCCCCTACACCGGCTGTATCGGCATCGAACACGTCATCGACCACCCGGGGCCAATCGGCCCCGACGTCGAGAGTGTCGCCAGGGTCCTCTCGGCGATCGCCGGCAGCAACGAGCGGGCCATCAGGGACCACGCGCCGGTCCCCGTCGAGCGGTACGAGGACGCCCTGGACGGCGACGTCGACGGCCTCACGGTCGGCGTCCTCGACGAGGGGTTCGACCGCGACGGCGCCGAAGCCCCCGTCGTGGAGCGGGCGAGCGCGGCCGTCGACGAACTCGCCGACGCCGGCGCGACCGTGGAGTCGGTCTCGGAGCCGATGCACCTCGACGCCGACGACATCCACTCGGTCGCCTCCTCCGAGGGGATGCTCGACGCGATGCTGGGCGAGGGGCTCGGCCACGGCTGGAAGGCGTGGTACAACACCTCCTGGATCGAGTCCTTCGGGAAGTTCCGCCGCGCCCAGAGCGACGACTTCCCCGCCGCCCTGAAATTGCCGCTGCTCGTCGGCGCCTACACCAACCAGCGGTACCACTCGCGGTACTACGCCCGTGCGATGAACCTCACGGTGGAGATGACCGAACGCTACGACGCGCTCCTCGACGAGGTCGACCTGCTGGCGATGCCGACGACGGTGACCCGGCCGCCGGAGCGCGACCCCGACCGCGACCAGTACGACTGGCTCCGGGCGGAGCCGGTCGTCGACAACACCACGCCCTTCAACCGCACCGGCCACCCCGCGGTCAGCGTCCCCGCCGGTCGCGTGGACGGACTGCCCGTGGGACTGATGCTCGTCGGCGAGCGGTTCGACGACGCGACGGTGCTGAACGCCGCTTCCGTGCTGGAGTCCGCTCTCGCGTCGTAG
- a CDS encoding pantoate kinase, protein MTESARAFVPGHVTGFFSAHPDDDPTKAGSRGAGVALSDGVTVRVEPGDGLELDGESVAVEPVDRVLEALRVDARVVAETEVPVGAGFGVSGALALGTALAANEVFDRGLSENELVTVAHGAEVQSGTGLGDVVGQARGGFPVRLDPGAPAYGTMDGVPAAGQVEYLSFGELSTEEVITGDTEQLTLAGKQSLSTLVADPTLETFMQASRRFAREADLLTPRLREAIQDVADAGGEASMAMLGETVFALGTGLSDAGYDADRCDVHLAGGHLR, encoded by the coding sequence ATGACAGAGTCGGCGCGCGCGTTCGTCCCCGGTCACGTGACCGGGTTCTTCAGCGCCCACCCCGACGACGACCCCACGAAGGCCGGCTCCCGGGGCGCCGGCGTCGCCCTGAGCGACGGCGTGACCGTCCGCGTCGAACCCGGCGACGGACTCGAACTCGACGGCGAGTCCGTAGCCGTGGAGCCGGTCGACCGCGTGCTCGAGGCCCTCCGGGTCGACGCCCGCGTCGTCGCCGAGACGGAGGTCCCCGTCGGCGCCGGCTTCGGCGTCTCGGGGGCGCTGGCCCTCGGGACGGCGCTTGCCGCCAACGAGGTCTTCGACCGCGGCCTCTCGGAGAACGAACTCGTCACCGTCGCCCATGGCGCCGAGGTCCAGTCGGGGACCGGCCTCGGCGACGTCGTCGGGCAGGCCCGCGGCGGCTTCCCGGTCCGCCTGGACCCCGGCGCGCCCGCGTACGGGACCATGGACGGCGTCCCCGCCGCCGGCCAGGTGGAGTACCTCTCCTTCGGCGAGCTCTCGACGGAGGAGGTCATCACCGGCGACACCGAGCAGCTGACCCTCGCCGGGAAGCAGTCGCTGTCGACGCTCGTCGCCGACCCGACGCTGGAGACGTTCATGCAGGCCTCCCGCCGGTTCGCCCGGGAGGCCGACCTGCTGACCCCGCGGCTCCGCGAGGCGATACAGGACGTCGCCGACGCGGGCGGCGAGGCGTCGATGGCGATGCTCGGCGAGACGGTCTTCGCGCTCGGGACCGGGCTCTCCGACGCCGGCTACGACGCCGATCGCTGCGACGTCCACCTCGCCGGCGGCCACCTCCGCTGA
- a CDS encoding HalOD1 output domain-containing protein, producing MAVTHRTERTDSVCYDVVRAVADCHGIEPRDVDEQLSEVVDPDSLSSLWGTEVGEGRVVNGALSFEYFDCRVTLTSDGRIEAKRL from the coding sequence ATGGCAGTCACTCATCGAACCGAACGGACTGACAGCGTGTGTTACGACGTGGTCCGCGCCGTCGCCGACTGTCACGGCATCGAGCCGCGCGACGTCGACGAGCAGCTCAGCGAGGTCGTCGACCCCGACAGCCTCTCGTCGCTGTGGGGCACCGAGGTCGGCGAGGGCCGCGTCGTCAACGGCGCGCTCTCGTTCGAGTACTTCGACTGCCGGGTCACCCTGACGAGCGACGGTCGGATCGAGGCCAAGCGCCTCTGA